The Astatotilapia calliptera chromosome 19, fAstCal1.2, whole genome shotgun sequence DNA segment ATTTTAAACGGACAGTTTGCTGGAGCGTCTACTTGTGCTGGTTTGCATCTGCTCTTAGTTGGAGTAACAAAAATGGACAGTGCAAGTAGTGACTTATTTGAACAGGGCAAACAGCCCAGTCTCCGAGGTGTCTTGAGCAATTTCTTCACGCGGGATCGCTCTCCCTCTTCGGATGTAGAGTGTGCTGTGCTGGTCTCATTTAAAGAGCTTCCAGATGGGGAGACGTATGACGCTGAGGACAGTCAATCTGTTAACGCTGAGAACAAACTCCAAAGGAGGAAGGATTCGGCTCAGGGTGATGTGACTGCTACCGGTCGTACAGTGCAAAAGGTCGAATCATCAATCAGCGACTCTGGCGAGCAGGttaaagcagcagctgaagccCCGCTTGACCCAGATCTGGTCCAGGTCACTAGGGTGGAAACGCATAGTGACAATGAAAATGAGGACGACGAAGCGGCTCATGAGGCCAAGAAGTCTACTCTATCGGAGGAGGACGGTAAAAAAGTAGACCAAGAGGACGGAGATGCCAATGAAGCAGCGCTACAAGTGCCCATGTTTAGAACACACAAACGTACAGAGAGATCCCGCGTAGAGGCTATGTTATATTCCAGCAGGTTTGCTGGCAGAAGTATCTCTAAGACAGTTCAGCTTTCTTCACTTTCCAAACAGAGAACAGGCTACACTCCCAAGGAAAGTGCTCCCACAGTGTCTGAGAGTGCAGAACCATTGGTTGCTGGAGATGTGGGAACAGGTGAGAGTGAGGAGTATGATGGAATAGATTGCTCTGAACCAGTTCCCTCAATAATCTCTGGAAATCAGTCTTTGGAATCTGCAGACAGTGATGCTAATGTGGCTTCTCCTACAAAACAGACGGACGGTACACAAGAGGAAGAACCAGCTGAGCAAACGGTTGAACTTCGTTCCAGCCAGATATCCTCCTCTGTTCCCTCCAGCCCTGAGACTCATAAAGCCTCGGTCCCAACATCCTCTCCAGAGGAACAGTCAGACACTGGCTTTAAAAAACCCTTGTCGCCATCTTCTCCATCTAAAAAGACTAAAAGTGACAGCCAGGCAGTTTCTGGTCCAGATGCTAAGCTAACAAAAACTCCTAAGACAAGCACATCATCGGCTTCGTCCACCTCATCTCCATCCAGAGGTGCAGAAATCTCTTCACCACTGTCCTTTCAAATGCCTGCTCTATTCAGTGGTTTGCGGGTGCTGAAGAAAGGAGGGGCAGGGGAAGATAGGGAGGTTGTGTCAGAGATCAAGCAGAGGGAGAAGGATTCTGAGCTGGCTCTGCTTAACCTCAAGAAGTCTGTGAACAAAGCCAAGCTCTTCCCTGAACAGAAGACAGGCTCTCCTATGAAAAAGTACACTGAACCTAAATCTATTACAGAAACTAAAAGCACCATAGTGGGACAACTCAGTCATCTGCTTAAGCTGGACAATGATGACCCAAAAAACTCAGTCAATGGGCAGGAGGGAGATTCTTTAGGAAGCAAAAAAGAGTCTGCAGAAGGAGAAGTTGTTTCAGGAGCGAAAACTCCAGAAACTCCAGCTTCCACTCTTGAGAGAAAGACGACCTCAGACGTGGCCTACGAAACCTTCAAAAACCTCCTCGGGCCCAGGACCACCAAAAAGGAGAAGACAGAAGCTGTAGATCTGGAGGcggtgaaaaagaaaataaaaaacgaTAAGGAAAACCTGAGGTCGATATTTGAGAGAACCACCAAATCTCCTGGCAAGGAGGTCAAAAGTCCCAAAGAAGCTATTGTATGTAGTTACacaattattatattttaagtcACATGTACTGTTGAATTTAAGTCTTAAGACTTTATTTCATGTCTTTATAATAAATACATAGCTTaaagatttttgtttctttgttttcttctcataGACAGAAGTCACGTCTCCTACAGACAGTGAGGACCGGACTCCAGGGCGTCTTCAGGCTGTGTGGCCACCACCCAAACCCAAGGATGAAGAAGAGAAGGTGGGGCTCAAGTACACCGAAGCAGGTAAGAACCACAAGCTTGTAggcttaggctacgtccacactaatgtgttttcatttgaaagcgcatccgttttggcctcccgtccacactgaggcgGCGTTTTCGCTGAtggaaaacgcagcgttttgaaaacgctttCGAAAACGCGTACATTTGAAAACGGTGCTTTCACGTTGCAGTGTGGACAGCAAAAACGGAGACTTCCTAAAACGACGACGCATTTCAGTCATaagatgcagtcatgtgaccaattaaacctAGATAGCGGAGGGCGTTATACAgcacttgttttgtttgctctcaattttgacagtcTGCACGCGCTCCagagagcttttcttcaaattctttaattctcgcTCGCTTTTGCACCTTTGTACTTCTGTGTttctcgcagcaacaactccacctcattgttagtccatttaaaaaaactcgctgcttttcctcaacattttgctgcGATATTTCAAAGAGACAGAAAGTAAAtaagcggcagacagaaatgaatcTTCTTGCGTTTCATGCATGCACAGGACTGGAACGTGAGAGTTTTTGGCCGTTACAATGTGGACGCgcaactctgtgaaaatgactgaaaaggatggtgtggacgcggagcgttttTGTCTGAAAACGCTGTTTTCAAATCTATGTAGTGTGGACGTCGCCTCAGGCGGTGCTGCCTGTATTTACACTTAAAACCAGGAATGCTGACTAAGAGTCACACCAGCTAAGCCTACACCAACAGGCCTCGCGCTGATTAGCCTTGTAAATGATGTCAATGTTCAACTTTAAAACccagaaacaaagacagcaCCCCTATCATCTAACCCTCGAATGCTCACGCTTTACGTGTCTGAGATAAAAGCTTCAGTGTCGGTGTGTAAGACCTTTCATCTAAGAGCACTATGAGGCTGTGTCTGCACCTTAATGAtgccatttttttgttgttattgcaCCACAGGGCACCATGTGTGGCTCAAAGTGGAGAGGGGGAAAATGAGGATTGTCCTGGCAACTTGCCATGTTTAGCCTGATGTGTTCTTTAAAAGGTGCAATGACACACACAAGTTAAAGGTGATTAAATTACAGCCTAGCAttaaatcacagcagcagtgcaACAGATGTTGGCTGTTCTCTGTGGTGTAGCTTCATCCCAGAGAAAGACGAGCTAAAATGGATTATTCCAGTGCAGTGATCTGGGTCCCGTGTTCCAGCTTTGCTCTTGTCAAATACAGTAGTGTGTGTGGAATTtaagaagcagagcaaagtccAGGCTATAAGCCATATAGACTGTATAAACCGTGCATGCAATCATATCTTTAAAGTATTTGTTAATTTACAGATTACAGACTCTGGAAATGAAGTCTTTATGTCGCTGATGAGAGCCACAAAtcaatcttcttcttttttttggcatgTAGTGTTTAGGGTTAGCGTTTGTTGTTTGTTAGTCACTACAACTAACTTCAAATTGGACAGAAATTAGTTTAAACTAAGACTTGACTCGTCAGCAGAAGCGTTCAACAGAACAGTTATAGCTGTAGTTAAtaaacaagtgtgtgtgcgcgtgacAGTGAGATCAAGTAGCGTTGAAAGTTAACATTAATATTGTATTTGGATTCTGTTATAATCTGAAAATAAACATGTGGCCATAAATATGTCAGTGAGAAGAGATCAGTTGAAAGAATTGATTTATTGACGGACATAGTTGGAGTGATATATTCTTTGGCGATTAGACTCTGGAGATCCCAGATCAGGGATGTCAGCCCACTTTAATCTTAAGTGGACCAGAGCAGTGAAACACCCTTTTTCTGTCACTGTACAGAAGTTCAGCTACACCTTTAATCCCACAGATGTGttgatataaaaaaagaagcacagtttcaactattttcttttctgtctttttaattatttatatgttAGTTAATTATGTTGGTGTGGTATAAATGGCCATGAGGGtagaaaaagctgtaaaaattcAGAAAATATGGGTAAAAGTGCAAAGTTTTGTACTCCTTTATGTTTTTCAAAGCAGTCCACAAGGCCGGATTAGACTGTTTGTCAGGACAAACTGGCCCTTAGGTTTTAAAGCCCTGCTAGGATGCAGGTGATGGCAGAGAAGAAGCAGGTGGAGACCCAGGATTCAAAACTGGGCAGCATTAGATGGGAAAATATAGATGGGAAGGAGGCGAATTGCACAAATGAATGTCTGAAAAGGCAGCGTCACAGATGAGTTCTTAGATTTCAGGCACGTGGAACAGAGACTGATTAGCTCATTGAAGGCAGGAAAATTGATCCAGCCAGAGAGATGACAGAACCCAGTGTAACAGTgtgggaaagtggaagtgatgtaAAGAATAAACTAGCGGCACAAGTGCCCCAGAATGCAGGCGGTTGGATGAGTGAATACCAGTCTGCCTTAATGAGCTTGCACATAAGCTACATTATTATAACATTATGAATCTCAAgcaagttttgtttgtttttcattctgtcAGTGAAACCAGACCAGCATCTTTTATCTAAATGTTTTCTATTAGCCGGCAGCATGGTATGAAACTGGTTGGTTGAGTTGTTTAGTGAAAGCGATCCGCCCTTCTCTAGTATTTTTATCATGTTTAAAGGCTGCTGTACACGTTGTTGAGCTGGCTCTGTTTCACAGATGAAGTTGATGTTGAAATATTCATATGTTGAATCAATTCATAATTCAACACccttttataaaaataattggaaaacaGTGAGCAGTGATTACTGAGTCTTGTAAAAGTAAAGTACTAAAGACATCACCAATTTGGTGATGTTGACACACAGCTTAATTTCTGGACATCTATGGATTGATTTCTTTGCCTGTGTGCATTGGACGGGTTGTTACCGACGTCTATGGAAAATTTCATGTCAAGAGCACTTTTAGTGGTCTAATTGGTGACGCGTTCATTACTTATTTTCCCCACAGTATATGTAGAATATGCTTCATTAATGTGCCTTTGTTCTGCATTCTTCCAGAGCACCAGGCTGCCCTCTTGCAGCTGAAGAGAGAGTGCAAGGAAGAGCTGGAAAAGATGCATGTAAGTTTTCTCATGACTGCAGTAAACCAGACACAGggaaaaatgagcaaaaaaggTCAAGGGACAAAAAAGAACTAAACTAATACTGATGCAGGCAACAGAGACAGTGTGGTCTTACATCTGAGTCATGACAGGCGTGTTATAGCACACAGTTAGGGAATTAAACTTCAGTGTGGTTCGAGCTTTAGCTGTACATTTGTGCAAGATATGTAAATGAATCACAAGTTCAGCTGTAGGAATTTGGGTTCTCATAGCAGATGACGGTTATGACCACAAGATGGCACTAAGTAAGCATGAAATACTCAGCTGGAGGAGCTTCAGTATGCAAACTAAAAGGCTGGAACCTTTGAGCTATTCAGGTGATGAACTAACATCAAGCCTGTCAAACTTCGATGGACAAACGTATGTTCATATGATATATGAAATGTAATTGGAGTTTTACAATCCTGACATTATGCAGAGAACAGAGATCTCAGATGGTGGGAAAAATGAAGCAATTATAAATGAACAAACCAATTTAAAAGCGCTTGCTATAATATAAGTCTTGAGGCAAACTTGGGTTACTTAATGTGTGCTATTACAACTTCCAGCTGTTCAgtcctttcacacacacaagcacacacagatgGCTCCCATCAAATGTCCCTTAAAATTTTTAGTTTATCATTTTTCAAAAACGGTGATTTGGAAGAATTTGAAATATGTTTTATCTGCCTATTTAAACAAATTTGCTCTTAGAAAAATGAAAGAGACAGACTAAAGTTCTGGCTGTGTTATAGAATTTGTGCCACTGATGATAATTTGCTCTCTGGGCCACTCCCACGAAAAAGTCTGACCTCCTGAATTTCTGGTGAAAGACATTAATTTTGTTGTAATCTTTCAAATCCACtgctgacacagagaaacatgtaCCGTAGTCGAACCACAACAAAGGCTGGGCTAATTCTATTTCTAAACTGACATGAGTTAATAAGGAACATGTGTAAGATTTATTGCAAAACAGTTTATCTTTAAAATCagtgctttgctttgtttggttCTCCTTGTTTGAAATGTCAAATAAAAATTGGACTTTGGGGATTTTACTGTAAGAATTGGAAACTAACCTGAGGGAAACATTTAATTGGAACAAAGATGAAGCGATATAATACCCTCTTTAAATAAAGAAGCGTGTACTTGGAAGAATAAGTAGGCACTCTAGTCCAAATTCATCTCAGGGAAAACGCCGTCTACCGCCTGATACGGTTCTGTTGGATGGTGGGAAATGACTAAAGTTGCTGATACTCTGGATTTGTTCTCATGGCAATTTTCTTCTTACAGTCAGAGTTTGAGTTTAAGATGTTCCAGCTGCGTGGTGAGCACGCGGTCTCCATATCACACCTGGAGGGAGTCATTGCCAGTTTGGAAGGAGACAAGCCGTACAACGCAGGACGGGAACGCCGTGAGGTCCGCGATGTTGCTGTGTTCACCGGAGATGACCCCATAACCAAGACCTGCCGCACTGTGGGTATCCAGACGGACCGGGAGACGTTCATTAAGAGCCCCGAGGGCGATGGAGGCGGGCTCGCTCAAAGCCCCAGTCAGAACCTACCGAAAAAACTCAACTTGGACTCGATCGGACTGAATCTAAAGGCTGAAATGGACCAAGGGCCTTCTGcaccgccgccgccgccgccgccacctcctcctcctctaccaGGTTTCTCAGGGCCACCAgtaccccctcctcctcctcctttgccGGGCAACACTGGAGCCCCGCCGCCaccccctccaccacctcctcctccccctggGGGTGGCCCACCgcccccacctcctccaccacctccccCTCCCGGCTTACCTGGCAGTggcccacctcctcctccccctcctccaggAATGGGCCCCCCGCCTCCTCCACCTATGGGGGGATTCGGTCTCGGCCAGAAAGCAGACATGGCCCCACGGAAACCTGCCGTCGAGCCTGCGTGTCCCATGAAGCCTCTGTACTGGACCCGGATCCAGATACAGGACAACAAGTACGTATAAGACAGGATCCACTCCACTGGGGCTCCACTGGACTTCAGTTTACAGCTTAGGTTTTTTTATAGATCTGCAAACTCTAACAAGTGaaagtgaagcaaaaaaaatgCCAAACTAGGTTTGATGTcattgaaaatctgtggtgcACTTACAGGGTTTGTCCACCACACCACACTACAGAATTTACTGCCTCTTAAAATGTCCCACACTGTGTGTCATGGTCCCCAAAAAATCTATAACCATAGATTTAGCCATTATATTGTAAATTGTggggggtgttttgtttttttatgttaaactttaaGCTAATACTTCAAAATCAAACTTCAGTATGATGATTTTAAAGATGCTTTTGCTGTTTCCTTTGTTACTGATGTAAACATGCTACTGTTAAGGACTGCATGGGTTAGATACACAAATATCCTGCAGTCAAAGGAGTAGCCCTGTCATCCCAGTGCAAATGAAGCTGTAGGCATTATTGGCTCTGGGCTAATGGGCTCTCAGTCTAAGGCTTGAATGCTCCTATTCAAAGAGATTTCAGCGATATGGTTGCTGCACCGCACTCCCTCATCTAAAGGCCCTATTGAGATGCTCTGTAATAGTAAGTGGATTATCCAGACCATTTACTGTGGCTGTGGTTGTTGCCTTTGAGTGCCAGCCTTTCAGCTTTATGGCCTTGTATTTCCATGGCTGGATTAGTGGGGAGAAGCTGAGCTGCGGTTCGTGTTCTCTCGCCGGTTGTGGCCAGCGCTCGAGGACTAAGTGTCTGCACTGCAGTAGTTTCGTGTCAGCTATAAATTTAACTGTTAAGGGGCATTAAATGGGTCAGATGTTTAACTGTAGCTGGATCAGCTGTGTGATCTGTGTTAATGGTGTGAAGGTCTGAGTTATGAGGTTTGGGGGGGGGCTGTAGGGGGGGATGCAGTGTGAGGTTTGAAATGGTGCCCAGTGTCTGAATGTAACCTGAGATGTGGAGTACAGTGGGCAGCGTGTacgacggggggggggggatttaaaGAATTCACTTATAGCCGTAGTCCAATTAGAAAGTTgtcttgtgggtttttttctttttgctaggAGGGGGAGTCGGGTCTGAGTTTCTTTAGTAAGCTACGTTCCTGCATCAGAGCCATCAGATGTTTGTTGGACTCGAGGTGGGAGAGAACAAAATCCAAGgatttgttagtttgtttttaaggcGGTATCATTATAAAGCCTCTTGGCTGCCCTAGATAAATATGCTCACCTCTGCAAATGCATGCTTTGGAGACGCAGCTGAACTTGCCTGACCCTAATCTAGTCACTGTTGAAAGGCAGTTGATTGCTCTGGTATTTAAGCCACGATAAGCCTCCAAGCACTTGCACCCAGTGCGGTTACATCCAGGCTCTCTCAGGTGGCCTGCCGGCTGTAATATCGTTCAATGGTGACCTGCAAGAAGAACTGTGACGTGTGAGGAGATAATAGAATACATTTCGGGTGGGAGGAGCCTGCTGAttgtggcgttaatgtcattttgacGACCAGACGtgatgggggtgggggggaagcAGAGTGAGGCAGGTTGAGTTGAATTAAACAGTAGATGTGTTTTTAACAGCAAACTGCTGAACGCCCTCTTGACTCTTAGACACCTCTCGTTCTCACTTTGCACCTccgtttgtttctttttccacGTTACTCGGCAACTTCTGCAACACAGCATTTTGTCCTTTGCCTGGAAATGGTGGTTTATTACAGAGACA contains these protein-coding regions:
- the LOC113012682 gene encoding formin isoform X2, with translation MDSASSDLFEQGKQPSLRGVLSNFFTRDRSPSSDVECAVLVSFKELPDGETYDAEDSQSVNAENKLQRRKDSAQGDVTATGRTVQKVESSISDSGEQVKAAAEAPLDPDLVQVTRVETHSDNENEDDEAAHEAKKSTLSEEDGKKVDQEDGDANEAALQVPMFRTHKRTERSRVEAMLYSSRFAGRSISKTVQLSSLSKQRTGYTPKESAPTVSESAEPLVAGDVGTGESEEYDGIDCSEPVPSIISGNQSLESADSDANVASPTKQTDGTQEEEPAEQTVELRSSQISSSVPSSPETHKASVPTSSPEEQSDTGFKKPLSPSSPSKKTKSDSQAVSGPDAKLTKTPKTSTSSASSTSSPSRGAEISSPLSFQMPALFSGLRVLKKGGAGEDREVVSEIKQREKDSELALLNLKKSVNKAKLFPEQKTGSPMKKYTEPKSITETKSTIVGQLSHLLKLDNDDPKNSVNGQEGDSLGSKKESAEGEVVSGAKTPETPASTLERKTTSDVAYETFKNLLGPRTTKKEKTEAVDLEAVKKKIKNDKENLRSIFERTTKSPGKEVKSPKEAITEVTSPTDSEDRTPGRLQAVWPPPKPKDEEEKVGLKYTEAEHQAALLQLKRECKEELEKMHSEFEFKMFQLRGEHAVSISHLEGVIASLEGDKPYNAGRERREVRDVAVFTGDDPITKTCRTVGIQTDRETFIKSPEGDGGGLAQSPSQNLPKKLNLDSIGLNLKAEMDQGPSAPPPPPPPPPPPLPGFSGPPVPPPPPPLPGNTGAPPPPPPPPPPPPGGGPPPPPPPPPPPPGLPGSGPPPPPPPPGMGPPPPPPMGGFGLGQKADMAPRKPAVEPACPMKPLYWTRIQIQDNNNNTLWCSLEEPNIVNAKEFEDLFSKATLQPKKKPLSDTYEKKAKTKKIIKLLDGKRSQAVGILISSLHLEMKDIQQAVLNVDNSVVDLETIEALYENRATSDEMEKITRHYETSKEDEVKLLDKPEQFLYELSQIPDFASRARCIIFQSVFLDTVSSIRRKVEIISNVSKELLDCNSLRDIIGLVLAFGNYMNGGNRTRGQADGFGLEILPKLKDVKSRDNRMNLVDYVVLYYLRNFDEHAGTEKSAFPLPEPQNVFQASQVKFDDLAKDLRKLKKDLTACEKDVQKVCANSSEEHLQPFKDKMEGFVCAAQKEHSAEEDQLNAAQKSFQDVVNYFGVKPKSGEKEVAPSYIFMLWYEFCNDFKNTWIRQSKNISKERLKEAQENIKKITAEKRVETKKINANSLKERLRQKEASVSSS